A portion of the Halogeometricum sp. S1BR25-6 genome contains these proteins:
- a CDS encoding ribonuclease P protein component 1: protein MALTPETLTRHELNGLRVEVVDAANPDLVGIAGRVVVETMQTLHVDVDASESEASDDGETRVLQVPKQGATLQFEIPSRDDAPASARERTDEAADAEKASGTASKLRSETAGRFEAGQSGRCQGAAYVTVDGARLLSRPALRTEKAGDTTWR, encoded by the coding sequence ATGGCACTGACACCCGAGACCCTCACGCGACACGAACTCAACGGCCTCCGAGTGGAGGTCGTCGACGCCGCCAACCCCGACCTCGTCGGGATAGCTGGCCGTGTCGTCGTCGAGACGATGCAGACGCTCCACGTCGACGTCGACGCCTCCGAGTCGGAGGCGTCCGACGACGGGGAGACTCGGGTGCTGCAGGTGCCGAAGCAGGGCGCGACCCTGCAGTTCGAGATTCCGTCGCGGGACGACGCTCCCGCATCCGCACGCGAGCGCACAGATGAAGCCGCCGACGCCGAGAAGGCGTCGGGGACCGCGTCCAAACTTCGGTCGGAAACTGCCGGCAGATTCGAAGCCGGTCAGTCTGGTCGTTGCCAGGGCGCGGCCTACGTTACGGTGGATGGCGCACGTCTGCTCTCACGACCCGCCTTGCGAACAGAGAAGGCAGGTGACACAACATGGCGATAG
- a CDS encoding 30S ribosomal protein S4e: MTKHQKRLSAPNSWPIERKEETFTVKADAGPHGKAGVPLLILLRDVLGYADSKKEARYALNQDTVLVNGDAISDEARPIGMFDILAFTEREEYFRVFPDEGGRLALTPIDAESADSRLGKIAGKQSVTGGATQLTLHDGSNVRVEADEDPDQYHSKDSLVVDNETKEIVAHFPYEEGALVTAVDGTHAGEIGEITEITVTPGSGNNSVTVETDEYTFETVEQYVVVIDENFTGDADDESAVETGGADDGSAAGQTESDGGDDE; this comes from the coding sequence ATGACGAAGCACCAGAAGCGACTCTCGGCACCGAACTCGTGGCCGATAGAACGCAAAGAGGAGACGTTCACGGTCAAGGCCGACGCCGGTCCGCACGGGAAGGCGGGGGTTCCCCTGCTCATCCTGCTGCGGGACGTGCTCGGCTACGCGGACTCGAAGAAGGAGGCGCGCTACGCGCTCAACCAGGACACCGTGCTCGTCAACGGGGACGCAATCTCCGACGAGGCCCGTCCCATCGGGATGTTCGACATCCTCGCGTTCACGGAGCGAGAAGAGTACTTCCGCGTCTTCCCCGACGAGGGCGGACGCCTCGCGCTCACGCCCATCGACGCCGAGTCGGCTGACAGCCGCCTCGGAAAGATCGCGGGCAAACAGAGCGTCACGGGCGGCGCCACGCAGCTCACGCTGCACGACGGGTCGAACGTCCGCGTCGAGGCCGACGAGGACCCCGACCAGTACCACTCGAAGGACTCGCTCGTCGTCGACAACGAGACGAAGGAGATCGTTGCGCACTTCCCGTACGAGGAGGGCGCGCTGGTCACCGCCGTCGACGGCACGCACGCCGGCGAGATCGGCGAGATCACCGAGATCACCGTCACGCCCGGCAGCGGGAACAACTCCGTCACCGTCGAGACCGACGAGTACACGTTCGAGACGGTCGAACAGTACGTCGTCGTCATCGACGAGAACTTCACGGGCGACGCCGACGACGAGTCGGCGGTCGAGACCGGAGGTGCCGACGACGGGTCGGCAGCAGGTCAGACGGAGTCCGACGGAGGTGACGACGAATGA
- a CDS encoding 50S ribosomal protein L5, producing the protein MSESEPESEGEFHEMREPKIEKVVVHMGVGEGGRELANAEDILEEITGQQSVQTLATRAATQFGARKGDPIGTKVTLRGDNAVEFLETALSLATISERQFDETGNFSFGVEEHTAFPSQEYDPQIGIYGLDVTVNLVRPGYRVKKRDKASRSIPSAHRMSAEDAIPFLESNFDVDVEATEE; encoded by the coding sequence ATGAGCGAGAGTGAACCCGAGAGCGAGGGCGAGTTCCACGAGATGCGCGAGCCCAAAATCGAGAAGGTCGTCGTCCACATGGGCGTCGGCGAGGGCGGTCGCGAACTCGCGAACGCCGAGGACATCCTCGAAGAGATTACGGGCCAGCAGTCGGTCCAGACGCTCGCGACGCGCGCGGCGACGCAGTTCGGCGCGCGGAAGGGCGACCCTATCGGAACGAAGGTCACCCTCCGCGGCGACAACGCCGTCGAGTTCCTCGAGACGGCGCTGTCGCTCGCGACCATCTCGGAGCGACAGTTCGACGAGACCGGGAACTTCAGCTTCGGCGTCGAAGAGCACACCGCGTTCCCCTCTCAGGAGTACGACCCGCAGATCGGTATCTACGGGCTGGACGTGACGGTCAACCTCGTCCGCCCCGGCTACCGAGTGAAGAAGCGCGACAAGGCGTCGCGCAGCATCCCCTCGGCCCACCGCATGAGCGCCGAGGACGCCATCCCGTTCCTCGAATCGAACTTCGACGTGGACGTGGAGGCTACAGAAGAATGA
- a CDS encoding 50S ribosomal protein L22: protein MGINYSVEADPDVTAKGMLRDRPISLKHSKAISREIKGMTVEDAEDYLDAVIEGDRSVPFRQHNTGVGHRSDIDGWDAGRYPEKASKAFLELLQNVAANADEDGFDGRSMEIMHVAAHKVGERPGRKPRAFGSADPFNTTLCDVELIIEEVEE from the coding sequence ATGGGAATCAACTACAGCGTCGAGGCCGACCCGGACGTCACCGCCAAGGGGATGCTCCGTGACCGGCCCATCAGCCTGAAGCACAGCAAGGCCATCTCGCGCGAGATAAAGGGCATGACCGTCGAGGACGCCGAAGACTACCTCGACGCCGTCATCGAGGGAGACCGCTCGGTCCCGTTCCGCCAGCACAACACCGGCGTCGGACACCGCTCCGACATCGACGGCTGGGACGCGGGCCGCTACCCCGAGAAGGCGTCGAAGGCGTTCCTCGAACTCCTACAGAACGTCGCAGCCAACGCCGACGAGGACGGCTTCGACGGTCGCTCGATGGAGATCATGCACGTCGCCGCGCACAAGGTCGGAGAACGACCCGGTCGTAAACCCCGCGCGTTCGGGAGTGCAGACCCATTCAACACCACACTCTGTGACGTCGAACTCATCATCGAGGAGGTCGAGGAGTAA
- a CDS encoding 50S ribosomal protein L14 translates to MEALKADVTKGLARGSLITCADNTGARQLKVISVKGYSGTKNRHPKAGIGDQVTVSVTKGTPEMRRQVLQAVIVRQRKSIRRPNGTRVKFEDNAAVIIDEMEEPRGTEIKGPVAREVAERFGSIASTATMIV, encoded by the coding sequence ATGGAGGCGCTGAAGGCCGACGTCACGAAGGGCCTCGCACGAGGCTCGCTCATCACGTGTGCCGACAACACCGGCGCGCGTCAGCTGAAAGTTATCAGCGTGAAGGGCTACTCAGGAACCAAGAACCGACACCCGAAGGCGGGCATCGGCGACCAGGTCACCGTCTCGGTGACCAAAGGGACGCCGGAGATGCGCCGTCAGGTGCTCCAGGCCGTCATCGTTCGCCAGCGGAAATCGATCCGCCGGCCGAACGGGACGCGCGTGAAGTTCGAGGACAACGCCGCCGTCATCATCGACGAGATGGAAGAGCCTCGTGGGACCGAGATCAAGGGTCCCGTCGCGCGTGAGGTCGCCGAGCGCTTCGGGAGCATCGCCTCCACGGCGACGATGATAGTCTGA
- a CDS encoding 30S ribosomal protein S17 yields MAIGLNVEEPEETCSDENCPFHGSLAVRGQTLEGTVASTDMDKTVVVEREYDVRVPKYDRYMKRRSRIPAHAPPCVDLAEGDTVRIAETRPLSKTKAHVVVETLGGEE; encoded by the coding sequence ATGGCGATAGGACTGAACGTAGAAGAACCGGAGGAGACCTGCTCCGACGAGAACTGCCCGTTCCACGGCTCCCTTGCCGTTCGCGGACAGACGCTCGAAGGAACAGTCGCCTCCACAGACATGGACAAAACCGTCGTTGTGGAACGCGAATACGACGTTCGCGTCCCCAAGTACGACCGCTACATGAAGCGGCGTAGTCGCATCCCGGCCCACGCACCCCCGTGCGTGGACCTCGCCGAGGGCGACACGGTACGTATCGCAGAGACCCGACCGCTGTCGAAGACGAAGGCGCACGTCGTCGTCGAGACGCTCGGAGGTGAGGAGTGA
- the rpmC gene encoding 50S ribosomal protein L29 — MAILYPEEIRDMTPAERDAELEELETELLNAKAVQAAGGAPENPGRVGELKRTIARIKTIQGEEGDLDDE, encoded by the coding sequence ATGGCAATCCTCTACCCCGAAGAGATTCGCGACATGACGCCCGCCGAGCGTGACGCAGAACTCGAGGAACTCGAGACGGAACTGCTCAACGCGAAGGCCGTGCAGGCCGCGGGCGGCGCGCCGGAGAACCCCGGTCGCGTCGGCGAACTGAAGCGGACCATCGCCCGGATCAAGACGATTCAGGGCGAAGAAGGCGACCTCGACGACGAATAA
- a CDS encoding 30S ribosomal protein S19, whose amino-acid sequence MSSEYRTGRQGETFTYRGHTLEELQEMELDEVVELLPARVRRSINRGLTLQKEKLLDEVREADPEETANSPIRTHLRDMPILPVFVDKTFAVYNGQSFERVRVQPEMIGHYLGEFQLTRNSVEHGQAGIGATRSSKFVPLK is encoded by the coding sequence ATGAGCTCGGAATACCGAACCGGCCGTCAGGGTGAGACGTTCACCTACCGCGGCCACACGCTCGAAGAGCTCCAGGAGATGGAGCTCGACGAGGTCGTCGAACTGCTCCCCGCACGCGTGCGGCGAAGCATCAACAGAGGGCTGACGCTCCAGAAGGAGAAGCTCCTCGACGAGGTCCGCGAAGCGGACCCCGAGGAGACGGCCAACTCGCCCATCCGGACGCACCTCCGCGACATGCCCATCCTGCCGGTGTTCGTCGACAAGACGTTCGCCGTCTACAACGGGCAGTCGTTCGAGCGCGTCCGCGTGCAACCCGAGATGATCGGACACTACCTCGGCGAGTTCCAGTTGACCCGAAACTCGGTCGAACACGGTCAGGCCGGCATCGGTGCGACCCGGTCCTCGAAGTTCGTGCCGCTCAAATAA
- a CDS encoding 30S ribosomal protein S3, with amino-acid sequence MADEHQFIENGLQRSQIDEFFADELGRAGYGGMDVAKTPMGTQIVLKAEKPGMVIGKGGKNIRKVTKELENRFDLDDPQIDVQEVDEPDLNARIVADRLANALERGWYFRKAGHTTIDRIMDAGALGAEIVLAGKVTGARSRVEKFNRGYIKHNGEPAQSIVDEGQGVAVMKLGTIGVNVKIIPPGAKLPDDFEIEEDADPEAVEQTVESEGVEELLEDEPEEVPDVAEDDEDVDVPDEEPTEVIDEEIVEEVVEESGDVASRSESAEPAPEEEPVGTGDVEDEDVSPDDDEADASEAELDEEVEAEAEDLVAEMEEADEDEEDTEAESDADADEADADDEETEE; translated from the coding sequence ATGGCTGACGAACACCAGTTCATCGAGAACGGGCTCCAGCGCTCGCAGATAGACGAGTTCTTCGCGGACGAACTCGGTCGCGCGGGCTACGGCGGCATGGACGTCGCCAAGACGCCGATGGGCACGCAGATCGTCCTGAAGGCGGAGAAGCCCGGGATGGTCATCGGCAAGGGCGGGAAGAACATCCGCAAGGTGACCAAGGAACTCGAGAACCGCTTCGACCTCGACGACCCCCAGATCGACGTGCAGGAGGTCGACGAACCCGACCTCAACGCGCGCATCGTTGCGGACCGTCTGGCGAACGCGCTCGAACGCGGCTGGTACTTCCGCAAGGCGGGCCACACGACCATCGACCGCATCATGGACGCCGGCGCCCTCGGCGCCGAAATCGTCCTCGCGGGGAAGGTCACGGGCGCCCGCTCGCGCGTCGAGAAGTTCAACCGCGGCTACATCAAGCACAACGGCGAACCCGCCCAGTCCATCGTCGACGAGGGACAGGGCGTCGCCGTGATGAAGCTCGGTACCATCGGCGTGAACGTCAAAATCATCCCGCCGGGAGCCAAGCTTCCCGACGACTTCGAGATCGAAGAGGACGCCGACCCCGAAGCGGTCGAGCAGACCGTCGAGTCCGAGGGCGTCGAGGAACTCCTCGAGGACGAACCCGAGGAGGTTCCCGACGTCGCAGAGGACGACGAGGACGTCGACGTCCCCGACGAGGAACCCACGGAGGTCATCGACGAGGAGATCGTCGAAGAGGTCGTCGAGGAGTCCGGCGACGTGGCCTCGCGCTCCGAGAGCGCGGAGCCCGCTCCGGAAGAAGAGCCCGTCGGCACCGGCGACGTCGAGGACGAGGACGTCTCGCCGGACGACGACGAGGCCGACGCCAGCGAGGCCGAACTCGACGAGGAGGTCGAGGCGGAAGCCGAGGACCTCGTCGCCGAGATGGAGGAGGCCGACGAGGACGAAGAGGACACGGAAGCCGAGTCCGACGCGGACGCCGACGAGGCCGACGCCGACGACGAAGAAACGGAGGAGTAA
- the rplX gene encoding 50S ribosomal protein L24, protein MTKQPRKQRNETQNAPLHERQKQVRATLSGDLRDEYGRRNVRVNAGDTVEVLRGDAAGTEAEVARVDLTDAVVYVEDVTVAKADGEEVPRPLDASNVRVVELDLEDERREERLQSDTDSDSEDNE, encoded by the coding sequence ATGACCAAACAACCACGCAAACAGCGAAACGAGACGCAGAACGCGCCGCTCCACGAGCGACAGAAGCAGGTCCGCGCGACGCTGTCCGGCGACCTGCGCGACGAGTACGGCCGCCGGAACGTGCGCGTCAACGCCGGCGACACGGTCGAAGTGCTCCGCGGCGACGCCGCGGGCACCGAGGCCGAAGTCGCTCGCGTCGACCTCACGGACGCGGTCGTCTACGTCGAGGACGTCACGGTCGCGAAGGCCGACGGCGAGGAAGTGCCTCGCCCCCTCGACGCCAGCAACGTCCGCGTCGTCGAACTCGACCTCGAGGACGAGCGTCGCGAGGAGCGTCTCCAATCTGATACGGACTCGGACTCGGAGGACAACGAATGA